One window of Ralstonia pickettii DTP0602 genomic DNA carries:
- a CDS encoding twitching motility protein PilT (K02669: pilT; twitching motility protein PilT), translating into MDIAQLLAFAVKNKASDLHLSSDMPPMVRIHGDMRRINVASMAHKDVHAMVYDIMSDTQRKIYEERLEIDFSFEIAGLSRFRVNAYNTQRGAAAVFRTIPSKVLTLEELRAPAVFGDLCMKPRGLVLVTGPTGSGKSTTLAAMVDHRNDNDMGHILTVEDPIEFVHNSKKSLINQRELGPHTHSFANALRSALREDPDVILVGELRDLETIRLALTAAETGHLVFGTLHTSSAAKTIDRVVDVFPPEEKDMVRTMLSESLEAVISQTLLKTRDGNGRTAAHEIMIATPAIRHLIRENKIAQMYSMMQTSSGLGMQTLDQCLSDLIKRSVISYNDARAIAKNPDAFMG; encoded by the coding sequence ATGGACATCGCGCAGCTATTGGCTTTCGCCGTCAAGAACAAGGCGTCCGATCTTCATCTCTCGTCGGACATGCCGCCGATGGTGCGGATCCACGGCGATATGCGCCGGATCAACGTCGCATCGATGGCGCACAAGGATGTCCACGCCATGGTGTACGACATCATGAGCGACACCCAGCGCAAGATCTACGAAGAACGGCTCGAGATCGACTTCTCGTTCGAGATCGCCGGCCTGTCGCGCTTCCGGGTCAACGCCTACAACACGCAGCGCGGCGCCGCCGCGGTGTTCCGTACGATTCCCTCCAAGGTCCTGACGCTCGAGGAGCTGCGCGCACCGGCGGTGTTCGGCGACCTGTGCATGAAGCCGCGCGGGCTGGTGCTGGTGACCGGGCCGACCGGCTCGGGCAAGTCCACCACGCTGGCGGCGATGGTCGACCATCGCAATGATAACGACATGGGTCACATCCTGACGGTGGAAGACCCGATCGAATTCGTCCACAACTCAAAGAAGAGCCTGATCAACCAGCGCGAGCTGGGCCCGCACACGCATTCCTTTGCCAACGCGCTGCGCTCGGCACTGCGTGAAGACCCGGACGTGATCCTGGTGGGCGAACTGCGCGACCTGGAGACCATCCGCCTGGCGCTGACCGCGGCCGAGACCGGCCACCTGGTCTTCGGCACGCTGCACACCAGCTCCGCGGCCAAGACCATCGACCGTGTGGTCGATGTGTTCCCGCCGGAAGAAAAGGACATGGTGCGCACCATGCTGTCGGAATCGCTGGAGGCGGTGATCTCGCAGACGCTGCTGAAGACCCGCGATGGCAACGGCCGTACCGCCGCGCACGAGATCATGATCGCCACGCCCGCGATCCGCCACTTGATCCGCGAGAACAAGATCGCGCAGATGTACTCGATGATGCAGACCAGCAGCGGGCTGGGCATGCAGACGCTGGACCAGTGCCTGTCGGACCTGATCAAGCGCAGCGTCATCAGCTACAACGACGCGCGCGCCATCGCCAAGAATCCGGACGCGTTCATGGGCTGA